Sequence from the Chloroflexota bacterium genome:
CCAGCAACTCGCCGTCTTCAATTTTTACTGGATAAGCAGGAATGTCCACAATCGCCGGGAAGGACAACACCTTGCCCGAACGCACGTCAAAGTGCGCCCCGTGGCGCGGACACTCGATCTCGTAGCCGCTCAGTTCCCCTTCCGCCACCGGCCCGTCGTCGTGCGAACACACGTCGGCAATGGCGTAAAACGTCCCGGCAATGTTGAATACGGCTATAGCCTGCCCGTCAATCTCTACAATTTTGCGCTGGCCGTTGCCCACTTCATCCGCCGGGCCAATTGCCACATAGTCGGCGGTGTCCGGGTCAATCTTCTTGTAAGAAAGCATAAACGCTCCAAACTACTCAGTCGTGTTCGTTTATCCACAGATTACGCAGATTTTCGCAGAACCCAATCTGTGAGAATCTGCGGATCAATCCGTCAAATTCGGCTGATCCGTTGTTTTATCCAGGCCGTACACGCCCGCCTTGAGAACCTTCAGTGACAGCAGAGCGCACTTGAGGCGCACCGGCCCCAGTTCAAT
This genomic interval carries:
- a CDS encoding non-heme iron oxygenase ferredoxin subunit, whose translation is MLSYKKIDPDTADYVAIGPADEVGNGQRKIVEIDGQAIAVFNIAGTFYAIADVCSHDDGPVAEGELSGYEIECPRHGAHFDVRSGKVLSFPAIVDIPAYPVKIEDGELLVGLPPES